A single region of the Brachypodium distachyon strain Bd21 chromosome 3, Brachypodium_distachyon_v3.0, whole genome shotgun sequence genome encodes:
- the LOC100827991 gene encoding ubiquitin-conjugating enzyme E2 22 produces the protein MATNENLPPNVIRQLAKELKNLDESPPEGIRVIVNDDDFTSISADIDGPGGTPYENGIFRMKLVLSHDFPQSPPKGFFVTKIFHPNISSSGEICVNTLKKDWNPSHGLRHVLLVVRCLLIEPFPESALNEQAGKMLLENYEDYARHARLYTGIHALKPKNKPKSGAITESTTALNVDQSNTIVGENPPTAQCATTTNKVPGSNSQDQNAPSDPALGSSAAVPKKEGPAATKAPVDKKKIDARKKSLKRL, from the exons ATG GCAACGAACGAAAACCTTCCGCCGAACGTCATTAGGCAACTGGCTAAAGAATTGAAGAATCTTGACGAGTCACCTCCAGAAGGGATTAGAGTGATTGTGAATGACGATGACTTCACTAGTATTTCTGCAGATATAGATGGCCCTG GTGGGACTCCATACGAGAATGGGATTTTCCGGATGAAGCTAGTATTGTCCCATGACTTTCCTCAATCTCCACCGAAAG GATTTTTCGTGACCAAAATTTTCCATCCAAACATATCAAGCAGTGGTGAAATATGTGTTAACACACTGAAAAAGGATTGGAATCCTAGTCACGGGTTAAGGCATGTGCTACTT GTTGTGAGATGCCTACTGATTGAACCATTCCCGGAATCTGCCCTCAATGAGCAGGCTGGGAAGATGTTACTTGAGAACTACGAGGACTATGCTCGGCATGCAAG GTTATACACGGGGATTCATGCCCTCAAACCCAAGAATAAGCCCAAGAGTGGCGCTATTACAGAGTCAACCACAGCTCTAAACGTGGATCAGTCAAACACAATTGTTGGTGAAAATCCACCCACGGCTCAATGCGCCACTACCACCAACAAAGTGCCCGGCTCGAACTCGCAGGATCAGAATGCTCCTTCTGATCCTGCTCTTGGATCATCTGCAGCAGTGCCAAAGAAGGAAGGGCCTGCTGCGACAAAAGCCCCTGTCGATAAGAAGAAGATAGatgcgaggaagaagagcttgAAAAGATTGTAA